The sequence CCTCGCATTCCTGCTTGATAAAGTTGGGGTAAATCTTCTAAAGGAGGTCGAGACATCCCTGCTAGTTTTTCTGGTACGAGCCACCAAACATAATCGGGATATGGTACTGAAACTGACATCGATATATTCTCCACAAGAGTCATTACATTATTTGATAAAAGAAAAAATCTTTTAAGAAATTTGCTGAAGATAGGAAAAAATATTTACTAAACAGCAACTAGCTTGAGGATTGTTAACATCACATCCACATCTAATGTTTACAGTCATGACGATACCGCTAATAAGAAAGCATCGTTAGCCCTATCATGACCCCTAAGCTGGCAATAGAACGTAGTTGAGATAACTAACCAATGCATTTAAACTGACTGCTCCAAATAGAACGATCGATACTGGTGTAAGACAGCAAAGAGCAGCGATCGCAGTTCCTAATAAGCTAGTAATCAGTGCTATTTTTGGTTTTATTTTTGTTATCCCGTTCAATTATTCCGCAGATTTTACCCTGACAAATTTCTGTAGCTACAGCCGATGAATCGGGTATTATGGTTTCAATTTGCTCGTACCGTTCGGAAAGTTCTTGGCGAAATGCCAACATTTCTTGAATTCGCTGTTCTAAATCATTAAGATGTTTCTCGACCATAGCTTTTAGATTGGCACAGGGAGCAACGCCTTTAGCCCTAATCTCAATCAGACTCTTAATTTCTTCAAGAGATAGTCCAAAATGTTTGGCTTTTTGAATAAACTGCAACCGTTGTTCGGCTTCTTCTGAATAAATACGATAATGTGCAGTATTGCGCTCAGGTTCATTTAACAATCCTAAACGTTCGTAATATCGAATTGTTTGAGTTGAAATCCTCATTTTGTGACTCAGTTCGCCAATAAGAAATCCTTTTTGGCTCATTATTGCCCTATTCCAGCAGCTATCAGCATTTCACGAGATACAGGCTTTTGATTCTGACAGCATTCAGCCAGTTGACCATTAACAACTACAGCAGGAATTCGATGAATTCCATAGTTCGCTTTTTTTTCAAGACAATTATCAGTGGTATATTCCTCACGCAAATCGTAGATTTTCACTTCACAATTAGAGCAAGCTAAATCTCTGACCAGTTTGACGGTTTCATCACATAGAGGACAACCAGCAGTAAATACTTCAACTAAATTCTTGGACATTTTAGACCTCTGTTTAAATCTTCCAAGATTAGTCTAAACTTTATACCTAACTATAATGTCAAGGGTTTATTCCTAACTTTTCTGTGAGCAACTTGACAAAAAAGCGATCGCCTCTTCAGTATGAAGACGAATCTGGGGGACATCCCCAACTGATAAAATCCACCTATCTTCAATTTGTTCTAATTTCCAATTCCGATCTGATCGTTGGGACAGAATTAGCCAGTAGTTTGATTCCTGGCACCGAGATAAAACCCAACGTTCTGGCTTGACTAACTACTGGATCGAGCAATTTGAAATCTAAAGCTGAATTTACCACCGTCATTAAAACTTTAAATTAACCTCATTAAAACTAGCTTAAGCGAGATACATTTTCTCCAGAGGCGCTAACTAAATTGGTCAATTAATCTAGCCACTCGCTCTTTAATTTCATCTCTGACACGGTGAAACGTTTCAATAGGCTGTCTGTCTGGGTCATCTAATTCCCAATCTTCAAATACTGACTGTGTTACCCATTCAGCAGGTAAACCAGTACCACAGCCACACATGGAAATAACGGCATCGTAATCATCAGCCTTAAAATTACTCAAAGGATCTGAGGTTTGCTTACTAATATCGATGCCAATTTCTGACATCACCTCAATAGCCGTAGGGTGTACTCGACTGGCTTCTAAACCAGAAGATGTTACTTCTATTTTGCCCTCTCCTAATGCTCTGGGGAAACCTTCAGCCATTTGAGAACGACAGGAATTACGACGACAGACAAACATAACTTTTTTCATGGTTTTTAAAACTATTTATTGGCTGTTAATTCTTGGGCTTTTCTCTCGCTGTAACGGTCGGTCAAATAATCTACCCGATCTCGTAGTAGTAAGGTAAATTTATATAATTCCTCCATCACGTCTACTACCCTGTCTCGGTAAGCAGAATCTTTCATCGTGCCGTCTTCATGGAACTCTTGATAGGCTTTAGCTACCGAGGATTGATTGGGAATAGTAAACATCCGCATCCACCGTCCTAATATCCGCAGAGTATTAACGGCATTAAACGACTGCGAACCACCGCTAACCTGCATCACTGCTAAAGTTTTGCCCTGAGTTGGACGTACCGAGCCAATAGTTAGAGGTATCCAGTCGATCTGATTTTTGAGAATACCCGTAACATTGCCGTGCATCTCGGGAGAAGACCACACCTGACCTTCGGACCATAGGCTCAAGTCTCTCAACTCTTGCACTTTGGGATGGGTTTCTGCTACCTGTCCTCGTAGTGGTAGTTCTTGGGGATGAAAGAATTTAACTTCTGCCCCCATATCGGTAATAATTCGGGCTGCTTCTTCTGCTACGAGACGACTATAAGAACGCTCTCTTAAAGAGCCATATAAAAATAGAATTCTCGGTGGATGGTCGAAATTGGTCATGGTTAAATCTGTACTACAGCAAAGTTATCGATAAGGACTTGCACAGCGAGGGTCGAGTAAGGTCGCTTTTTCGGGTTGTCTGGGAAACCAATTAGCTGTGCGCTTACAGAATTCCACCAGCATCAACATTACCGGTACTTCAATCAGTACTCCTACAACTGTTGCTAAAGCTGCACCAGAATTAAGACCGAATAAAATAACTGCCGTCGCGATCGCAACTTCAAAATGGTTACTTGCCCCAATTAAGGCAGCGGGGGCTGCATCTTCGTAATGAAACCCTAATTTCAAGGCTGCAACGTAGGTAATAAAGAAGATAAAGTTAGTCTGTAGAAATAACGGTACGGCAATTAAAAGAATATGTAGAGGATTATTGACAATTAATTCCCCTTTAAAAGCAAACAGCAGAACTAGAGTTAAAAGTAATGCTGCGATCGCCACTGGAGAAAGATAGTGCAAAAACTTCTCTTCAAACCAACGTCTTCCTTGATGGTGAAAAATCCAGTAACGGCTGAAAACTCCTGCTGCTAGAGGTAAACCGACATAAATCAAAACTGATAAAACAATCGTTTCCCAAGGTACAGTAAGATTATTAGCTGAAAGCAACCATTTACCCAGAGGTGCATAGAGAAACAGCATCGCTAGGGAGTTAACTGCTACCATTACCAAAGTATGTCCTTGGTTACTGTAGGATAAATAGCCCCACATCAGTACCATTGCCGTACAGGGAGCAATCCCTAGTAAAATCGTCCCTGCTATATAGGAATTAGCCAGGGTAACTTCTACACCCCGTATTAATTCTGTTTCTGATAACCAAGATTGAAATAGCCAACCGAGGAAAAACTGAGAAAACGCCACCATTGTAAAGGGTTTAATCAGCCAGTTGATTACCAAAGTTAATAATACTGGTTTCGGAGATTTTGCGGCTTTTTTCGCTTGGGAAAAGTCAATTTTCACCATGATCGGATACATCATGAAAAATAGACAGATAGCAATAGGAATTGAAACGTTATAAACGCTCATCGCATCCAAGGATTGAGCCACCCCAGGGAAAAGTTTGCCTAAAGCAATCCCCGCAACAATACACAGAGCTACCCAAAGAGTAAGATATTTCTCAAAGAAACTAAGCTGACTGCCAGCTTTAACAGCTTTAGCGTTGATTTGTGAGTTTTCTGGGTTCATAGAAATTACTTGTTTAAGAATTAATATTGGGCTTGTCTCCGCAAGAGTTCGGGTATGCTTACATTGAACTGAGATTGACCATCAAAAACAGTTCCTACTTCACCTCTGTAAAAGGTAACTTCATTGATTTGATAAGCTTCATCAGGTAGGGGAACATAGCCTACTTGACTAACAATCTTTGAAGCATTTTCGAGATAGAATTCTGTAAATCTAACCAATGCCTCATTTTCTCTAGCAGCAGCGTTGACGTAGACAAATAGAGGACGAGCTAAAGGTTGATACTGAGATTGCTCGACTGTTTCTACTGAGGGTAAAACTGCTCCTTCCCCGCTATCAACAGCTACAGCTTTCATTTCAGCAGCACGTTGTTCGTAGTAAGCTAAACCAAAGTAACCCAAAGCATTAGGATCTTGGCTTACTCCTTTTACTAAGACATCATCATCTTCACTCTTGGTAACATCGCTACGACTTGCCCCTGCTTCTCCGACTATAGCTTCGGTAAAATAATCAAAAGTCCCTGAATCTTCACCAGGAGCATAGAAATTAAGCGGTGTATCGGGAAAACTCGGTCTTACCTGATTCCAACGAGTAATTTTTCCTTGAGCGTCGGGCGACCAAATTTTAGCCAACTCTTCGGTGGTAATCGAACTAAGCCAATTGTTAGCTGGATTAACAACTACAGTCAGCGCATCAAAAGCTACGGGTAACTCTATGTATGCCACCCCTGCTTCTCGGCAGGCTTCCATTTCTTTTAGTTGGATTGGACGAGAAGCATTATTAATCTCGGTTTCTCCACTACAGAATTTATCAAAACCACCACCAGTCCCCGAAAAATTGACCTCAATATCTACTGGTTTCTTTCGACTGGCTTGATAATCTTCGACAATTTTCTGAGTGATGGGATAGACGGTACTAGACCCATCAATCTTTATTGATTGGTTTTCTTGAGCAGTTAGAGAGTTAGTAAAACTCAGCCAAGCTACTGTTAACCCTAAACTAACAACCAGAATTGAGGTTAATTGTGTTTTGTCTCGAGCATTCATTTTTACTTACTCCACTAGAAATCGCAGGAGTAGTTTTATCATATATCAAGTTTAGTTGATATATAAAAAAATGTTGATGCGTTAGATTCTAAGGTGTAGAGTTTTAATTTAAACAGCACCAACTATGACTATATGCGTTTATACGCTCGATAAAAGCCTTAAAAAATTACTTACAGCTTCTCGCTGGTAATATGTCGCCCAAACGTCGATATTCAGCCAAATACTGTTCGAGAATGACAAATTGAGCCAAATTAAGACTATAGTACATCCAACGACCTTCTTGACGAGAACGAATTAAGTTAGCTTCTTTGAGATTTTTGAGATGAAAAGATAATTTGGATTGGCTAACCTCAAGTTTTTCGCATAGTTCACACACACAAAGTTCTTGAGAACGCAGTAGTTCAATGATTTGTATTCTCAAAGGATCCGAAAGCGCGCGAAAACCTGCCCAAACCAAAGTAGAGTCTTGAGTAGTAACTTGTTGCATCAAAGTTTGTTGATATGTTTTTTTTATTCTAATCAATTATTAATTGACCAGCTATCCGAAGTCTAGTTATCAAATGTTTTTTTCCGACGCTTAATTATCCAGTAAATAGAAGTTATGAGAACTAAGGTTAAAACGATCCAAGAAAATGGTTTGAGATATATACTAATCCGTTCGTAATTTTCACCCAAAATATAGCCTGAATACGTAAGTAATATTACCCAAACAATTGAGCCTGCTGTTGAATAAATCAAAAAAGACAGCAAAGGCATTTTGCTAATCCCTGCGGGAATAGAAATGTAAGTTCTGATTCCTGGTACTAAACGACCGATCGCAGTTGCTGCATAACCTCGGCGATCGAACCAGCGTTTTGCTTTCTCTACATCTTCTCCAGATACTGTTAACCATTTGCCATGCTTATCGGCAATTTTTTTGGTTCGCTTTAAGCCCCAGTACTTGCCTAAAAAATACCAGGGAGTCGCTCCAAGTACCGATCCGATCGTTCCAGCCATGACTACAAATATAAACTCTAGTTTTCCTTGAGTTACAGTGAAACCAGCCAAAGGCATAATCAATTCAGAAGGAATTGGCGGAAATATATTTTCTAATGCCATTAATAAAGCAATTCCTATATAACCGAGAGAATTAATTGTATTAATAATAGATTCAAACATTTAATTATTATTTGATAACTTTAATTGAGTCAGGTTTTTCAAGATCTCAATAATTATTGTTAGAAAATTGAAAATTTTTCTGATTCGCAATTTATATTCGATCGCTCAAACATAAATTTAGTCTGTCTTTGCCCAGGGTACTCAAGAACTTGATTTGAGCGTGAAGAGAATTTAGAATAAACAAAATTTATTGACAACTCGAGTTTCTTGGTTTTTCAGCTAAAGAACAACGTCACTTTTAATAAATTCCCACAATTTAATTGGTTGAAGTTTATTGAAAGTTGATTAAAATATTAGCTTTTAAACAAACAATTACATTCTTATATTTTTAATATGTACAGTAATAAGTGCATCCCACTCTGGATGTAGATCGATCTAGCGGTTTAGTGAATTACCAAAGCATGATTAGTTTATTTCAGGCAAAAAATAATAGTGCTTATGAAGTATATTTGAACTATTATTAGAAAATATACGTAAATAGACTGCAAATCAAATTGAATTAAGTAGGATCACGGTTGATTTTGCTCTAAATAAAAAGCCTAATATAGGTTATAGCTCGAAATAAAACAAAGCTATTGCAGTAAGAATGCATTAAAAACCAGTCTTTAAGTGATTAGGAAATATTACTCAGCCATGAGATAAAGCAAATAATCACCCGATCTGGAAAATATTCATTTTTACATTTTCAATCATTTTAGTAAATCTGCAAGTATTACATAATTCAAACTTCTTGAGAGTATTTACTAATAATCACCATCCAAAACAATAGTGTTAAATAATTATTTCTACCCAGGAGTCCACCATGAAAATTCAGAATGTAATCGGAATTGATGGCTATACTTTATTGATTTATCGTTCTTTGGATCAGCTTTATCGTTTTAGTATTATTGACTTCTCAGGAATTGCATTTAACTTCGACAGCATCTTTCTAACCGCAGAAGAGGCAAATGTCAAAGGACGCGCAGCGGTAGAAATTGCCTGTGAATTTGATGGTAATCTT is a genomic window of Coleofasciculaceae cyanobacterium containing:
- the arsH gene encoding arsenical resistance protein ArsH — translated: MTNFDHPPRILFLYGSLRERSYSRLVAEEAARIITDMGAEVKFFHPQELPLRGQVAETHPKVQELRDLSLWSEGQVWSSPEMHGNVTGILKNQIDWIPLTIGSVRPTQGKTLAVMQVSGGSQSFNAVNTLRILGRWMRMFTIPNQSSVAKAYQEFHEDGTMKDSAYRDRVVDVMEELYKFTLLLRDRVDYLTDRYSERKAQELTANK
- a CDS encoding metalloregulator ArsR/SmtB family transcription factor, whose translation is MQQVTTQDSTLVWAGFRALSDPLRIQIIELLRSQELCVCELCEKLEVSQSKLSFHLKNLKEANLIRSRQEGRWMYYSLNLAQFVILEQYLAEYRRLGDILPARSCK
- the arsB gene encoding ACR3 family arsenite efflux transporter, which encodes MNPENSQINAKAVKAGSQLSFFEKYLTLWVALCIVAGIALGKLFPGVAQSLDAMSVYNVSIPIAICLFFMMYPIMVKIDFSQAKKAAKSPKPVLLTLVINWLIKPFTMVAFSQFFLGWLFQSWLSETELIRGVEVTLANSYIAGTILLGIAPCTAMVLMWGYLSYSNQGHTLVMVAVNSLAMLFLYAPLGKWLLSANNLTVPWETIVLSVLIYVGLPLAAGVFSRYWIFHHQGRRWFEEKFLHYLSPVAIAALLLTLVLLFAFKGELIVNNPLHILLIAVPLFLQTNFIFFITYVAALKLGFHYEDAAPAALIGASNHFEVAIATAVILFGLNSGAALATVVGVLIEVPVMLMLVEFCKRTANWFPRQPEKATLLDPRCASPYR
- a CDS encoding thioredoxin family protein; translated protein: MSKNLVEVFTAGCPLCDETVKLVRDLACSNCEVKIYDLREEYTTDNCLEKKANYGIHRIPAVVVNGQLAECCQNQKPVSREMLIAAGIGQ
- a CDS encoding DedA family protein yields the protein MFESIINTINSLGYIGIALLMALENIFPPIPSELIMPLAGFTVTQGKLEFIFVVMAGTIGSVLGATPWYFLGKYWGLKRTKKIADKHGKWLTVSGEDVEKAKRWFDRRGYAATAIGRLVPGIRTYISIPAGISKMPLLSFLIYSTAGSIVWVILLTYSGYILGENYERISIYLKPFSWIVLTLVLITSIYWIIKRRKKTFDN
- the arsC gene encoding arsenate reductase, glutathione/glutaredoxin type is translated as MKKVMFVCRRNSCRSQMAEGFPRALGEGKIEVTSSGLEASRVHPTAIEVMSEIGIDISKQTSDPLSNFKADDYDAVISMCGCGTGLPAEWVTQSVFEDWELDDPDRQPIETFHRVRDEIKERVARLIDQFS
- a CDS encoding MerR family DNA-binding protein, which gives rise to MSQKGFLIGELSHKMRISTQTIRYYERLGLLNEPERNTAHYRIYSEEAEQRLQFIQKAKHFGLSLEEIKSLIEIRAKGVAPCANLKAMVEKHLNDLEQRIQEMLAFRQELSERYEQIETIIPDSSAVATEICQGKICGIIERDNKNKTKNSTDY
- a CDS encoding PstS family phosphate ABC transporter substrate-binding protein; translation: MNARDKTQLTSILVVSLGLTVAWLSFTNSLTAQENQSIKIDGSSTVYPITQKIVEDYQASRKKPVDIEVNFSGTGGGFDKFCSGETEINNASRPIQLKEMEACREAGVAYIELPVAFDALTVVVNPANNWLSSITTEELAKIWSPDAQGKITRWNQVRPSFPDTPLNFYAPGEDSGTFDYFTEAIVGEAGASRSDVTKSEDDDVLVKGVSQDPNALGYFGLAYYEQRAAEMKAVAVDSGEGAVLPSVETVEQSQYQPLARPLFVYVNAAARENEALVRFTEFYLENASKIVSQVGYVPLPDEAYQINEVTFYRGEVGTVFDGQSQFNVSIPELLRRQAQY